From a region of the Oncorhynchus tshawytscha isolate Ot180627B linkage group LG14, Otsh_v2.0, whole genome shotgun sequence genome:
- the LOC112266900 gene encoding vitamin K-dependent protein S isoform X1 → MFALKRFVVALLTLGIWVHPTLERTLEPSPECNSFVESRSSHLLYTGNSSVGNVPILEYKVTELTSFDSEFELRTLDPEGVIFFGDIGGQQNYFLLAVIQGNLSIQTSRGDGQVLVTSGPKISDGEWKKIAVMKHEGAVAVRVGSETAVTVQQSAESQRAEIGNGMLRISIGGLLPDSGVTLGLNPPLDGCMRSWDWVRQDSSILERTLQDSKVQRCWEHIAPGSYFTGVGSVGFSSLALLGNSSAELDGADWTLSVELALRTVSARGFLFILIDTQNDYILSLKLNHPSQELMLRLRGTLFWSRSYPQTLCSGESQFLQLQVRPGQLVIGMGVTKATMRLTDGDYELLKRVLSQPGSRVYLGGGPAGLSSFHGCLQAKIQGVNVDLDLAEVKHGDVRSHSCPAALDIRDGK, encoded by the exons ATGTTTGCATTGAAGAGGTTTGTGGTGGCTCTGCTGACCCTAGGGATTTGGGTTCATCCAACGCTTGAACGGACACTGGAG CCATCACCAGAATGCAACTCTTTTGTCGAGTCCAGGTCCTCACATCTCCTGTACACTGGGAACAGCTCTGTGGGGAATGTCCCCATTCTGGAGTACAAGGTCACAGAGTTGACCAG CTTTGACTCTGAGTTTGAGCTGCGTACTCTGGACCCTGAGGGGGTGATATTCTTTGGGGACATCGGCGGGCAGCAGAACTACTTCCTGCTTGCTGTGATCCAAGGGAACCTGAGCATCCAGACGAGCCGTGGGGATGGACAGGTCCTCGTCACCTCCGGGCCCAAGATCAGTGACGGGGAGTGGAAGAAG ATTGCAGTGATGAAACATGAGGGAGCTGTGGCTGTACGCGTTGGCTCGGAGACAGCCGTCACAGTGCAGCAGTCTGCTGAGAGCCAGAGGGCCGAGATAGGCAACGGAATGCTGAGAATCTCTATCGGAGGCCTGCTCCCAGATAGCGGAGTTACCTTGGGG cTGAACCCTCCTCTGGATGGCTGCATGCGGAGCTGGGACTGGGTCAGACAGGACTCCAGCATCCTAGAGCGGACCCTGCAGGATTCCAAGGTGCAAAGGTGCTGGGAACATATTGCCCCCGGGTCCTACTTTACTGGAGTCGGCTCTGTTGGTTTCAGCTCTCTAG CGTTGCTGGGAAACTCTTCAGCTGAGCTAGATGGTGCAGACTGGACACTCTCTGTGGAGCTAGCTCTCAGAACGGTTTCAGCCAGAGGCTTTCTCTTTATTCTGATAGACACTCAGAACGACTACATCCTCTCCTTGAAACTCAACCACCCTTCACAG GAACTGATGCTGCGTTTGAGGGGGACTCTATTCTGGTCGCGCAGCTACCCCCAGACCCTCTGCTCAGGTGAGAGTCAGTTCCTGCAGCTGCAGGTGAGGCCAGGCCAACTGGTGATTGGCATGGGTGTAACCAAGGCAACCATGAGGTTGACGGATGGGGACTACGAGCTCCTGAAGAGGGTGTTGAGCCAACCAGGGAGCAGGGTGTACCTGGGGGGCGGGCCAG CGGGTCTGTCCAGCTTCCACGGCTGTCTCCAGGCCAAGATCCAGGGTGTCAACGTTGACCTTGACCTGGCAGAGGTCAAACACGGGGATGTCCGCTCTCACAGCTGCCCTGCCGCCCTCGACATCCGAGATGGGAAGTAA
- the LOC112266900 gene encoding vitamin K-dependent protein S isoform X2, with translation MFALKRFVVALLTLGIWVHPTLERTLEPSPECNSFVESRSSHLLYTGNSSVGNVPILEYKVTELTSFDSEFELRTLDPEGVIFFGDIGGQQNYFLLAVIQGNLSIQTSRGDGQVLVTSGPKISDGEWKKIAVMKHEGAVAVRVGSETAVTVQQSAESQRAEIGNGMLRISIGGLLPDSGVTLGLNPPLDGCMRSWDWVRQDSSILERTLQDSKVQRCWEHIAPGSYFTGVGSVGFSSLALLGNSSAELDGADWTLSVELALRTVSARGFLFILIDTQNDYILSLKLNHPSQELMLRLRGTLFWSRSYPQTLCSGESQFLQLQVRPGQLVIGMGVTKATMRLTDGDYELLKRVLSQPGSRVYLGGGPGRSCK, from the exons ATGTTTGCATTGAAGAGGTTTGTGGTGGCTCTGCTGACCCTAGGGATTTGGGTTCATCCAACGCTTGAACGGACACTGGAG CCATCACCAGAATGCAACTCTTTTGTCGAGTCCAGGTCCTCACATCTCCTGTACACTGGGAACAGCTCTGTGGGGAATGTCCCCATTCTGGAGTACAAGGTCACAGAGTTGACCAG CTTTGACTCTGAGTTTGAGCTGCGTACTCTGGACCCTGAGGGGGTGATATTCTTTGGGGACATCGGCGGGCAGCAGAACTACTTCCTGCTTGCTGTGATCCAAGGGAACCTGAGCATCCAGACGAGCCGTGGGGATGGACAGGTCCTCGTCACCTCCGGGCCCAAGATCAGTGACGGGGAGTGGAAGAAG ATTGCAGTGATGAAACATGAGGGAGCTGTGGCTGTACGCGTTGGCTCGGAGACAGCCGTCACAGTGCAGCAGTCTGCTGAGAGCCAGAGGGCCGAGATAGGCAACGGAATGCTGAGAATCTCTATCGGAGGCCTGCTCCCAGATAGCGGAGTTACCTTGGGG cTGAACCCTCCTCTGGATGGCTGCATGCGGAGCTGGGACTGGGTCAGACAGGACTCCAGCATCCTAGAGCGGACCCTGCAGGATTCCAAGGTGCAAAGGTGCTGGGAACATATTGCCCCCGGGTCCTACTTTACTGGAGTCGGCTCTGTTGGTTTCAGCTCTCTAG CGTTGCTGGGAAACTCTTCAGCTGAGCTAGATGGTGCAGACTGGACACTCTCTGTGGAGCTAGCTCTCAGAACGGTTTCAGCCAGAGGCTTTCTCTTTATTCTGATAGACACTCAGAACGACTACATCCTCTCCTTGAAACTCAACCACCCTTCACAG GAACTGATGCTGCGTTTGAGGGGGACTCTATTCTGGTCGCGCAGCTACCCCCAGACCCTCTGCTCAGGTGAGAGTCAGTTCCTGCAGCTGCAGGTGAGGCCAGGCCAACTGGTGATTGGCATGGGTGTAACCAAGGCAACCATGAGGTTGACGGATGGGGACTACGAGCTCCTGAAGAGGGTGTTGAGCCAACCAGGGAGCAGGGTGTACCTGGGGGGCGGGCCAG gtcgcagttgtaaatga